One Cheilinus undulatus linkage group 22, ASM1832078v1, whole genome shotgun sequence DNA window includes the following coding sequences:
- the plscr3b gene encoding phospholipid scramblase 3b isoform X1: MSAPGYPGGPNQPPYPMTHPGGHSVAPYPSAPGGYGDPSQAPPPGFNMGYNSGPPPVMFQPGQVGPGPVQGQEYGAGITPAPVGAPAVPVGVPPGLEYLTQIDQILIHQKVELLEAFIGFETNNQYEIKNSLGQKIYKAKEKNDCCTRNCCGSLRSFDMKIKDNMDREVIRLIRPFRCVSCWCPCCLQEMEVQAPPGTTVGYIKQDWHPFIPKFSIQGPNKETVMKLEGPCFACNCCGDVNFELKGKDDDTPIGRISKQWSGLLKEVFTDTDNFGIQFPLDMDVKMKAVLMGACFLIDFMFFEKVGEANQRSTVFS; this comes from the exons GTTATCCAGGTGGTCCAAACCAGCCACCCTACCCCATGACTCATCCCGGCGGTCACTCAGTCGCCCCATATCCCTCCGCTCCAGGAGGGTATGGCGATCCCAGTCAGGCCCCTCCTCCGGGCTTCAATATGGGCTACAATTCAGGCCCACCTCCCGTCATGTTTCAGCCCGGTCAGGTGGGTCCAGGACCTGTTCAAGGACAGGAATATGGTGCAGGGATCACCCCTGCTCCGGTCGGTGCACCTGCTGTCCCTGTCGGTGTTCCACCAGGGCTTGAGTACCTCACACAG ATTGATCAGATCCTCATCCATCAGAAAGTGGAACTCCTAGAAG CATTCATCGGTTTTGAAACCAACAACCAGTACGAGATTAAAAACAGTCTGGGCCAAAAGATCTACAAAGCCAAGGAGAAGAACGACTGCTGCACCAGGAACTGCTGCGGCTCTCTGCGCAGCTTCGACATGAAGATTAAGGACAACATGGACAGGGAGGTCATCCGTCTCATCCGGCCTTTCCGCTGCGTCTCCTGCTGGTGTCCCTGCTGCCTGCAAGAG ATGGAGGTCCAGGCACCACCAGGCACCACTGTAGGCTACATCAAACAGGACTGGCACCCTTTCATTCCAAAGTTTTCCATCCAGGGGCCCAACAAAGAGACAGTGATGAAACTGGAAGGGCCCTGCTTTGCCTGCAACTGCTGTGGGGACGTCAACTTTGAG CTGAAGGGTAAAGATGATGACACACCCATTGGTCGCATCAGCAAACAGTGGAGTGGTCTTTTGAAGGAAGTCTTCACTGACACAGACAACTTTGGCATCCAGTTCCCGCTGGACATGGATGTTAAGATGAAAGCTGTGCTGATGGGAGCCTGCTTCCTCATT gattttatgtTCTTTGAAAAAGTCGGGGAGGCCAACCAGCGCAGCACGGTGTTCTCTTGA
- the plscr3b gene encoding phospholipid scramblase 3b isoform X2: MTHPGGHSVAPYPSAPGGYGDPSQAPPPGFNMGYNSGPPPVMFQPGQVGPGPVQGQEYGAGITPAPVGAPAVPVGVPPGLEYLTQIDQILIHQKVELLEAFIGFETNNQYEIKNSLGQKIYKAKEKNDCCTRNCCGSLRSFDMKIKDNMDREVIRLIRPFRCVSCWCPCCLQEMEVQAPPGTTVGYIKQDWHPFIPKFSIQGPNKETVMKLEGPCFACNCCGDVNFELKGKDDDTPIGRISKQWSGLLKEVFTDTDNFGIQFPLDMDVKMKAVLMGACFLIDFMFFEKVGEANQRSTVFS, from the exons ATGACTCATCCCGGCGGTCACTCAGTCGCCCCATATCCCTCCGCTCCAGGAGGGTATGGCGATCCCAGTCAGGCCCCTCCTCCGGGCTTCAATATGGGCTACAATTCAGGCCCACCTCCCGTCATGTTTCAGCCCGGTCAGGTGGGTCCAGGACCTGTTCAAGGACAGGAATATGGTGCAGGGATCACCCCTGCTCCGGTCGGTGCACCTGCTGTCCCTGTCGGTGTTCCACCAGGGCTTGAGTACCTCACACAG ATTGATCAGATCCTCATCCATCAGAAAGTGGAACTCCTAGAAG CATTCATCGGTTTTGAAACCAACAACCAGTACGAGATTAAAAACAGTCTGGGCCAAAAGATCTACAAAGCCAAGGAGAAGAACGACTGCTGCACCAGGAACTGCTGCGGCTCTCTGCGCAGCTTCGACATGAAGATTAAGGACAACATGGACAGGGAGGTCATCCGTCTCATCCGGCCTTTCCGCTGCGTCTCCTGCTGGTGTCCCTGCTGCCTGCAAGAG ATGGAGGTCCAGGCACCACCAGGCACCACTGTAGGCTACATCAAACAGGACTGGCACCCTTTCATTCCAAAGTTTTCCATCCAGGGGCCCAACAAAGAGACAGTGATGAAACTGGAAGGGCCCTGCTTTGCCTGCAACTGCTGTGGGGACGTCAACTTTGAG CTGAAGGGTAAAGATGATGACACACCCATTGGTCGCATCAGCAAACAGTGGAGTGGTCTTTTGAAGGAAGTCTTCACTGACACAGACAACTTTGGCATCCAGTTCCCGCTGGACATGGATGTTAAGATGAAAGCTGTGCTGATGGGAGCCTGCTTCCTCATT gattttatgtTCTTTGAAAAAGTCGGGGAGGCCAACCAGCGCAGCACGGTGTTCTCTTGA